One Mycolicibacterium sarraceniae genomic window carries:
- a CDS encoding chymotrypsin family serine protease, which produces MPDIDESAYVRGGFAADGAGGLGTIGYGWADDSGAAIGHLTVDHLVRDTSTPDAVESDHVDIVATDNFPMPTNPQVPVLKTTGNVDVAIIGPVDDNLAPVVELSDGTRLIATDYSEAGDITVGQRVCHSGQNERTATLGEVCGQVVTVGATSNCKPNSGSSTCVVSVRTDRADRPASDPSNRPMRRWKPLVAIPLRPGICPASPSPGCARGLLG; this is translated from the coding sequence GTGCCTGACATCGATGAATCAGCCTATGTCAGAGGCGGATTCGCTGCCGACGGCGCCGGGGGACTCGGCACCATCGGCTACGGCTGGGCCGACGACTCCGGCGCAGCCATTGGTCACCTGACCGTCGACCATCTCGTGCGCGACACCAGCACCCCGGATGCGGTGGAAAGCGACCATGTGGACATCGTCGCGACCGACAACTTCCCGATGCCAACCAACCCGCAGGTTCCGGTCCTGAAAACCACCGGCAATGTCGACGTCGCGATCATCGGCCCCGTCGACGACAATCTGGCACCTGTCGTCGAGCTGTCGGACGGGACCCGCCTGATCGCCACCGACTACTCCGAGGCGGGCGACATCACGGTGGGCCAACGTGTTTGCCACAGTGGACAGAACGAGCGCACGGCGACCTTGGGCGAAGTCTGCGGGCAGGTCGTGACCGTTGGCGCGACCTCAAACTGCAAACCCAACAGCGGTTCCAGCACCTGTGTGGTGTCCGTCCGCACCGACCGGGCGGATAGACCGGCATCGGATCCTTCGAACCGACCTATGCGGCGATGGAAGCCTTTGGTGGCCATCCCTTTACGACCCGGGATCTGCCCCGCTAGCCCATCACCCGGATGTGCTCGCGGTCTCCTCGGATGA
- the prcA gene encoding proteasome subunit alpha, with translation MSFPYFISPEQAMRERSELARKGIARGRSVVVLAYDSGVLFVAENPSRSLQKVSELYDRVGFAAVGRFNEFDNLRRGGIQFADTRGYAYDRRDVTGRQLANVYAQTLGGIFTEQAKPYEVELCVAEVAHYGETKPPELYRITYDGSIADEPHFVVMGGTTEPIITALKDSYSENAPLEDAVRIAVEALRAGINGAGSAGSSSSATPPAEPRVLGPATLEVAILDAKRPRRAFRRITGPALDVLLPKADAVAADEPAAGDDS, from the coding sequence GTGAGCTTCCCATATTTCATTTCGCCTGAGCAGGCGATGCGTGAGCGTTCCGAGCTCGCGCGCAAGGGTATTGCCCGGGGTCGCAGCGTGGTCGTGCTCGCCTACGACTCGGGCGTGCTGTTCGTCGCGGAGAACCCGTCTCGGTCACTGCAGAAGGTCAGCGAGCTCTACGACCGGGTGGGTTTCGCCGCGGTCGGCAGGTTCAATGAATTCGACAACCTGCGCCGGGGCGGTATTCAGTTCGCCGATACCCGCGGCTACGCCTATGACCGTCGGGATGTGACGGGCCGGCAGCTGGCCAACGTCTACGCGCAGACGCTCGGGGGGATCTTCACCGAACAGGCCAAGCCCTACGAGGTGGAGCTGTGCGTGGCCGAGGTGGCCCACTACGGCGAGACGAAACCTCCTGAGCTGTACCGCATCACCTATGACGGCTCGATCGCCGACGAACCTCATTTCGTCGTGATGGGCGGCACCACCGAGCCGATCATCACCGCGTTGAAGGACTCCTACTCCGAGAACGCCCCACTCGAGGACGCCGTCCGGATCGCCGTCGAGGCGCTGCGGGCGGGTATCAACGGTGCGGGCAGTGCCGGTAGCAGCAGCAGTGCCACACCGCCCGCCGAACCGCGGGTGCTCGGCCCTGCCACACTCGAAGTCGCCATCCTGGACGCCAAGCGGCCGAGGCGGGCATTCCGCCGCATCACTGGCCCGGCGCTGGACGTGCTGCTGCCCAAGGCAGACGCGGTGGCCGCCGATGAGCCCGCTGCGGGGGACGACTCCTGA
- the prcB gene encoding proteasome subunit beta, whose protein sequence is MTWPLSDRLATSSPLTDLSSFSDFLRREAPQLLPTSTGASGVLPGDALPHGTTIVALKYPGGVLIAGDRRSTQGNMIAGRDVQKVYITDDYTATGIAGTAAIAVEFARLYAVELEHYEKVEGVPLTFRGKVNRLSTMVRGNLGAALQGFVALPLLVGYDLDEANPVGAGRIVSFDAAGGWHIEEEGYQSVGSGSLFAKSSIKKLYAGVTDADSALRAAVEALYDAADDDSATGGPDLVRGIFPTAVTIEADGAADVPEQRISALAREVIEKRTGTNSFGPGSGPSNEAPRVD, encoded by the coding sequence GTGACCTGGCCTTTGTCTGATCGCCTGGCCACTAGTTCACCCCTCACCGATCTTTCTTCGTTTTCTGATTTCCTAAGGCGAGAAGCCCCGCAGCTGCTGCCGACCAGCACCGGAGCAAGCGGTGTGTTGCCGGGTGACGCGCTCCCGCACGGCACCACGATCGTTGCGCTGAAATATCCGGGTGGGGTCCTGATCGCCGGCGACCGCCGTTCGACACAGGGCAATATGATCGCCGGCCGCGATGTGCAGAAGGTGTACATCACCGACGACTACACGGCCACCGGTATTGCCGGCACTGCTGCGATCGCCGTCGAGTTCGCCCGGCTCTACGCGGTGGAGCTCGAGCATTACGAAAAGGTCGAGGGCGTCCCGTTGACGTTCCGCGGCAAGGTGAACCGGTTGTCGACCATGGTGCGCGGCAATCTCGGTGCGGCACTGCAGGGATTCGTCGCGCTGCCGCTGCTCGTGGGTTACGACCTCGATGAAGCGAATCCGGTGGGCGCGGGACGGATCGTCTCGTTCGACGCGGCCGGTGGCTGGCACATCGAAGAAGAGGGTTACCAGTCGGTGGGCTCCGGATCGTTGTTCGCCAAGTCGTCGATCAAGAAGCTCTATGCCGGTGTCACCGATGCTGATTCGGCGCTGCGGGCGGCTGTCGAGGCGCTCTATGACGCCGCCGACGACGACTCGGCGACCGGCGGGCCGGATCTGGTGCGGGGCATCTTCCCGACCGCCGTGACGATCGAGGCTGACGGCGCCGCGGACGTGCCGGAGCAGCGGATTTCCGCACTGGCGCGTGAAGTGATCGAAAAACGCACCGGGACAAATTCATTCGGGCCCGGCAGCGGCCCCAGCAACGAAGCACCGCGGGTGGACTAA
- a CDS encoding ubiquitin-like protein Pup, whose translation MAQEQTKRGGGGGEDDDLSGNGAAGQERRDKLAEETDDLLDEIDDVLEENAEDFVRAYVQKGGQ comes from the coding sequence ATGGCTCAAGAGCAGACCAAGCGCGGTGGCGGTGGCGGCGAGGACGACGACCTCTCTGGCAACGGTGCCGCCGGCCAGGAGCGTCGCGACAAGCTCGCCGAGGAGACCGACGATCTGCTGGATGAGATCGATGACGTCCTGGAGGAGAACGCCGAGGACTTCGTGCGGGCATACGTCCAAAAGGGCGGACAGTGA
- the dop gene encoding depupylase/deamidase Dop, whose protein sequence is MQRIIGTEVEYGISSPSDPTANPILTSTQAVLAYAAAAGIQRAKRTRWDYEVESPLRDARGFDLSRASGPPPVVDADEVGAANMILTNGARLYVDHAHPEYSAPEVTDPLDAVIWDKAGERVMEAAARHVASVPGAAKLQLYKNNVDGKGASYGSHENYLMSRQTPFSAVISGLTPFMVSRQVVTGSGRVGIGPSGDEPGFQLSQRADYIEVEVGLETTLKRGIINTRDEPHADADKYRRLHVIIGDANLAETSTYLKVGTTSLVLDLIEEGHQYGLDLSDLALARPVHAVHVVSRDPSLRATVALADGREMTALAMQRIYLDRVAKLVDARDPDPSASLVVETWAHVLDLLERDPMKCAELLDWPAKLRLLEGFRQRENLGWSAPRLHLVDLQYSDVRLDKGLYNRLVARGSMKRLVTEQQVIDAVDNPPTDTRAYFRGECLRRFGADIAAASWDSVIFDLGGDSLVRIPTLEPLRGSKAHVGALLDSVDSAAQLVEQLTT, encoded by the coding sequence ATGCAAAGGATCATCGGAACCGAGGTCGAATACGGCATCTCCTCGCCGTCGGATCCGACCGCCAATCCGATCCTGACCTCGACGCAGGCGGTGCTGGCATACGCCGCGGCCGCAGGAATTCAGCGAGCCAAGCGCACCCGGTGGGATTACGAGGTGGAGTCGCCGCTGCGCGACGCGCGGGGATTCGACCTCAGCCGGGCCTCGGGGCCTCCGCCGGTGGTCGACGCCGACGAGGTCGGCGCCGCCAACATGATCCTGACCAACGGCGCCCGCCTCTACGTCGACCACGCGCACCCGGAGTATTCGGCTCCCGAGGTCACCGATCCGCTGGACGCGGTGATCTGGGACAAGGCCGGTGAGCGGGTGATGGAGGCCGCGGCCCGTCATGTGGCCAGTGTGCCCGGTGCCGCCAAGCTGCAGCTGTACAAGAACAACGTCGACGGTAAGGGCGCGTCCTACGGGTCGCACGAGAACTACCTGATGAGCCGGCAGACACCGTTCTCGGCGGTGATTTCCGGCCTGACCCCGTTCATGGTGTCCCGGCAGGTGGTGACCGGTTCCGGTCGTGTCGGGATCGGTCCGTCCGGTGACGAACCGGGCTTCCAGCTGTCCCAGCGCGCCGACTACATCGAGGTCGAGGTCGGCCTGGAGACCACTCTCAAGCGGGGCATCATCAACACCCGCGACGAGCCGCACGCCGATGCCGACAAGTACCGCCGGCTGCACGTCATCATCGGCGACGCGAACCTCGCCGAGACCTCGACGTATCTCAAGGTGGGGACCACGTCGCTGGTGCTCGATCTGATCGAGGAGGGGCACCAGTACGGCCTCGACCTCTCGGATCTGGCGCTGGCCCGGCCGGTGCACGCGGTGCACGTGGTCAGCCGGGACCCCTCGCTGCGGGCCACGGTCGCGCTGGCCGACGGCCGCGAGATGACCGCCCTGGCGATGCAGCGCATCTACCTGGACCGAGTGGCCAAACTGGTCGACGCCCGAGACCCCGATCCGAGTGCCTCTCTGGTCGTCGAAACCTGGGCGCACGTACTTGACCTGCTGGAACGCGATCCGATGAAGTGTGCGGAGCTGCTGGACTGGCCGGCCAAGCTGCGCCTTCTGGAAGGCTTCCGGCAGCGCGAAAACCTCGGCTGGTCGGCACCGCGACTGCACCTGGTCGACTTGCAGTACTCCGATGTCCGGCTCGACAAGGGTCTCTACAACCGGCTGGTGGCCCGCGGATCGATGAAACGTCTTGTCACCGAGCAACAGGTGATCGACGCGGTCGACAACCCGCCGACCGACACCCGGGCGTACTTCCGCGGCGAATGCCTGCGTCGGTTCGGTGCCGATATCGCGGCGGCGAGCTGGGACTCGGTGATCTTCGATCTCGGCGGCGATTCACTCGTCCGGATTCCCACTCTCGAACCACTGCGCGGCAGCAAGGCCCACGTCGGTGCCCTACTCGATTCGGTCGACAGCGCAGCGCAACTCGTGGAACAACTCACGACCTGA
- a CDS encoding DUF732 domain-containing protein, with protein MTNLRARRYCCSKALLAITFGLGMALAAPAAADSDSVIKVLANDGWTGPAATAIAIGQHICSDIADGVEPKDAAFFYSAAATNLCRH; from the coding sequence GTGACGAACTTACGCGCGCGGCGCTATTGCTGCAGTAAGGCACTTCTTGCCATCACCTTCGGACTCGGCATGGCTCTCGCGGCACCTGCTGCCGCCGACTCAGACTCCGTCATCAAGGTTCTGGCCAACGACGGCTGGACCGGACCGGCCGCCACCGCAATCGCCATCGGGCAGCACATCTGCAGCGATATCGCCGACGGCGTGGAGCCCAAGGACGCCGCGTTCTTCTACAGCGCAGCCGCCACCAACCTCTGCAGACACTGA
- the arc gene encoding proteasome ATPase, whose product MSEAQDPQLSSEDAAELEELRREASVLREQLDNAVGQGGARSARDVHQLEARIDSLAARNAKLMDTLKEARQQLLALREEVDRLGQPPSGYGVLLTAHEDDTVDVFTSGRKMRLTCSPNIDVKSLKQGQTVRLNEALTVVEAGNYESVGEISTLREILADGHRALVVGHADEERIVWLAEPLVAIEDLPSQVAEGVDDDLRPRKLRPGDSLLVDTKAGYAFERIPKAEVEDLVLEEVPDVAYHDIGGLTRQIEQIRDAVELPFLHKELYREYALRPPKGVLLYGPPGCGKTLIAKAVANSLAKKMAEVRGDDAREAKSYFLNIKGPELLNKFVGETERHIRLIFQRAREKASEGTPVIVFFDEMDSIFRTRGTGVSSDVETTVVPQLLSEIDGVEGLENVIVIGASNREDMIDPAILRPGRLDVKIKIERPDAEAALDIFSKYLTVDLPVNVDDLAEFGGDRGLCIRAMIEKVVDRMYAEIDDNRFLEVTYANGDKEVMYFKDFNSGAMIQNVVDRAKKYAIKSVLETGQKGLRIQHLLDSIVDEFAENEDLPNTTNPDDWARISGKKGERIVYIRTLVTGKSSSASRAIDTESNLGQYL is encoded by the coding sequence ATGAGCGAAGCTCAGGATCCCCAACTGTCGAGCGAGGATGCTGCCGAGTTGGAGGAGCTGCGCCGGGAGGCATCAGTCCTTCGCGAGCAGCTGGACAATGCAGTGGGACAGGGCGGCGCTCGCAGCGCTCGTGACGTGCATCAGCTCGAGGCGCGCATCGATTCGCTGGCAGCGCGCAATGCCAAGCTGATGGACACGCTCAAAGAGGCTCGCCAACAGCTGCTCGCGCTCCGTGAGGAGGTCGACCGGCTGGGTCAGCCGCCGAGTGGATACGGCGTTCTGTTGACCGCCCACGAGGATGACACCGTCGATGTCTTCACCTCGGGCCGCAAGATGCGCCTCACCTGCTCGCCCAATATCGACGTCAAGTCGCTGAAACAGGGTCAGACGGTCCGCCTCAACGAGGCCCTGACCGTGGTCGAGGCCGGCAACTACGAGTCCGTCGGCGAGATCAGCACATTGCGCGAGATCCTCGCCGACGGCCACCGCGCGCTGGTGGTCGGGCACGCCGACGAAGAACGCATCGTCTGGCTGGCCGAGCCGCTCGTCGCGATCGAGGACCTGCCCAGCCAGGTGGCCGAGGGGGTCGACGACGATCTGCGTCCCCGCAAGCTGCGTCCGGGCGACTCACTGCTGGTCGACACCAAGGCCGGGTACGCGTTCGAGCGCATTCCGAAGGCCGAGGTCGAGGATCTGGTGCTCGAAGAGGTGCCCGACGTCGCCTACCACGACATCGGTGGCCTGACCCGGCAGATCGAGCAGATCCGGGATGCCGTCGAACTCCCGTTCCTGCACAAGGAGCTCTACCGCGAGTACGCACTGCGGCCGCCGAAGGGCGTGTTGCTCTACGGTCCGCCCGGTTGCGGTAAAACGTTGATTGCCAAGGCCGTTGCCAATTCGCTGGCCAAGAAGATGGCCGAGGTCCGTGGTGATGACGCCCGCGAGGCGAAGTCGTACTTCCTCAACATCAAAGGCCCGGAGCTGCTGAACAAATTCGTCGGCGAGACCGAGCGGCACATCCGGCTGATTTTCCAGCGGGCCCGCGAAAAGGCTTCCGAGGGAACCCCGGTCATCGTGTTCTTTGACGAGATGGACTCCATCTTCCGCACCCGCGGTACCGGCGTCAGCTCGGACGTGGAGACGACGGTAGTGCCCCAGCTGCTCTCCGAGATCGACGGTGTGGAGGGGCTGGAGAACGTCATCGTGATCGGTGCCTCCAACCGCGAGGACATGATCGACCCGGCGATCCTTCGGCCCGGCCGCCTGGACGTCAAGATCAAGATCGAGCGGCCGGATGCCGAAGCGGCACTGGACATTTTCAGCAAGTACCTGACCGTCGATCTGCCGGTGAACGTTGACGATCTGGCCGAATTCGGCGGCGACCGTGGCCTGTGCATCAGGGCGATGATCGAGAAGGTCGTCGACCGGATGTATGCCGAGATCGACGACAACCGATTCCTGGAAGTCACCTACGCCAACGGCGACAAGGAAGTCATGTACTTCAAGGACTTCAACTCGGGCGCGATGATTCAAAACGTCGTGGACCGCGCCAAGAAGTACGCGATCAAGTCGGTCCTGGAGACCGGGCAGAAAGGTCTGCGGATCCAGCACCTCCTCGACTCGATCGTCGACGAGTTCGCCGAGAACGAGGACCTGCCCAACACCACCAATCCTGATGACTGGGCACGGATTTCGGGCAAGAAGGGCGAGCGGATCGTCTACATCCGCACGCTGGTCACCGGCAAGAGCAGCAGCGCCAGCCGGGCAATCGACACCGAGAGCAACCTGGGTCAGTACCTCTAA
- a CDS encoding tRNA (adenine-N1)-methyltransferase gives MTDDPALARRTGPFVVGDRVQLTDPKGRHYTMILNPGGEFHTHRGAIEHDSVIGLPEGSVVKSTNGDAFLVLRPLLIDYVLSMPRGAQVIYPKDAAQIVHEGDIFPGARVLEAGAGSGALTCSLLRAVGPSGRVISYEVRDDHAVHAQRNVATFFGQEPENWTLIIGDIVDSDLAEGSVDRIVLDMLAPWDVLDTVARLLIPGGVLMVYVATVTQLSKTVETLREQQCWTEPRAWESLQRGWNVVGLAVRPQHNMRGHTAFLISARRLAPGTVTPTPLRRKRQTPA, from the coding sequence GTGACCGACGACCCAGCCCTCGCCCGAAGGACCGGTCCCTTTGTCGTCGGGGATCGCGTGCAGCTCACCGACCCCAAGGGTCGTCACTACACGATGATCCTGAACCCGGGCGGCGAGTTCCACACCCATCGTGGGGCGATCGAGCACGATTCGGTGATCGGCCTGCCGGAGGGCAGTGTGGTCAAGTCGACGAACGGCGACGCGTTCCTGGTGCTGCGTCCGTTGCTGATCGACTATGTGCTCTCGATGCCGCGCGGTGCCCAGGTCATCTACCCCAAGGATGCCGCCCAGATCGTCCACGAGGGCGATATCTTCCCCGGTGCCAGAGTCCTAGAGGCCGGAGCCGGTTCTGGGGCGCTGACATGTTCGCTGCTGCGTGCCGTCGGCCCGAGCGGCCGGGTGATCTCCTACGAAGTGCGCGACGACCATGCCGTGCACGCCCAGCGCAATGTGGCGACGTTTTTCGGGCAGGAACCGGAAAACTGGACGTTGATCATCGGTGACATTGTCGACTCCGACCTCGCCGAGGGATCCGTCGATCGAATCGTGCTGGACATGCTTGCGCCGTGGGACGTCCTCGACACCGTCGCGCGGCTGTTGATCCCCGGTGGCGTTCTGATGGTGTACGTGGCCACAGTGACCCAGCTGTCCAAGACCGTCGAGACGCTGCGCGAACAGCAGTGCTGGACCGAACCCAGAGCCTGGGAGTCGCTTCAGCGGGGTTGGAACGTCGTTGGCCTCGCGGTGCGTCCGCAGCACAACATGCGCGGCCACACGGCATTCCTGATCTCGGCCCGTCGGCTGGCGCCGGGCACGGTCACGCCCACACCGTTGCGCCGCAAGCGCCAGACGCCGGCCTGA
- a CDS encoding RecB family exonuclease, protein MSSGASEATGKTDAGTAQRTRPALSPSRAADFKQCPLLYRFRAIDRLPEPPSTAQLRGSVVHAALEQLYGMPAADRGPETALSLVDPAWVRVLAEHPDLADGFTDEQRAALLTEARALLTGYYRLEDPTRFDPQSCEQRIEVQLADGTLLRGYVDRIDVAGTGELRVVDYKTGKAPPAARAMAEFKALFQMKFYAVALLRSRDVLATRLRLIYLADGQLLDYTPELDELLRFEKTLMAIWRAIQSAGATGDFRPNPSRLCNWCSHQALCPAYGGTPPPYPGWPEQLSEPAA, encoded by the coding sequence ATGTCATCCGGGGCGAGCGAAGCGACGGGAAAGACGGACGCCGGGACCGCGCAGCGAACGCGCCCCGCGCTGTCGCCGTCGCGGGCCGCCGATTTCAAGCAATGCCCGCTGCTGTACCGGTTCCGCGCGATCGACCGATTGCCCGAACCGCCGTCCACTGCCCAGCTGCGTGGTTCGGTGGTGCATGCCGCCCTGGAACAGCTCTACGGCATGCCGGCTGCAGACCGTGGGCCGGAGACGGCGCTATCGCTCGTCGACCCGGCCTGGGTCCGGGTACTGGCCGAACACCCCGATCTCGCCGACGGCTTCACCGACGAGCAGCGCGCCGCGCTCCTGACCGAGGCACGGGCCTTGCTGACCGGCTACTACCGCCTCGAAGACCCGACCCGATTCGACCCGCAGAGCTGCGAGCAGCGCATCGAGGTCCAACTCGCCGACGGCACTTTGCTGCGCGGCTACGTCGACCGAATCGATGTCGCCGGTACGGGTGAGCTGCGGGTCGTCGATTACAAGACTGGGAAGGCACCGCCCGCGGCCCGGGCCATGGCCGAGTTCAAAGCGCTGTTCCAGATGAAGTTCTACGCGGTGGCGTTGCTGCGCTCGCGCGACGTGCTGGCGACCCGATTGCGGTTGATCTACTTGGCCGACGGCCAGCTGCTGGACTACACCCCCGAGCTCGACGAGCTGCTCCGATTCGAGAAGACTCTCATGGCAATCTGGCGGGCGATCCAATCTGCCGGCGCCACCGGCGATTTCCGGCCCAACCCGTCACGGCTGTGCAACTGGTGCAGCCATCAAGCGCTGTGCCCGGCCTACGGCGGCACACCGCCGCCCTACCCGGGCTGGCCCGAACAGCTGAGCGAGCCGGCGGCATGA
- a CDS encoding FkbM family methyltransferase codes for MAIANPWERSVVLCFVLTCLHVTRAAVMRLRTSKRHVPVLEKLIRTALFLPLYIPAALVLRGAARLNISTTLPRSTQLGFAMMCRITDMIGGYIWIFGEWEPDLTRFIASRLRDGDVFVDVGANAGYYSMLAARSVGSKGSVVAVEASPAMFDDLSANTLADTLGDRIRLVNKAAAATPGTVTVFSGPSHNVGMSTTLPTRGLHAESTVAAMPLDQILTTDEIAATRIIKIDVEGAEPDVLAGMSTLIESLRPDAEIAIELSPQWWPNPHVEPIDVLRPFLSAGFNVYKMTNDYSPWRYLWPNDVKNPTRVHEDYLTKRVARLDLVLSRHNGDSLDI; via the coding sequence TTGGCCATAGCGAACCCGTGGGAACGGAGTGTCGTTCTGTGTTTCGTCCTGACATGCCTGCACGTCACGCGGGCCGCGGTCATGCGGCTGCGCACGTCCAAGCGTCACGTCCCAGTGCTGGAGAAACTGATCCGCACCGCACTGTTCCTTCCGCTTTACATACCAGCCGCGCTGGTCCTGAGAGGTGCTGCGCGCCTTAACATCTCGACAACCCTGCCCAGGTCGACGCAACTGGGGTTCGCGATGATGTGTCGGATCACCGACATGATCGGCGGCTATATCTGGATTTTCGGCGAGTGGGAACCTGACCTGACCCGTTTCATCGCCAGCCGACTGCGCGACGGTGACGTCTTCGTCGACGTCGGGGCAAACGCCGGCTACTACTCAATGCTGGCCGCACGGTCGGTGGGCAGCAAGGGCTCCGTAGTGGCGGTGGAGGCTTCCCCTGCGATGTTTGACGATCTAAGTGCTAACACCCTGGCCGACACACTCGGTGATCGCATCCGCCTGGTGAATAAAGCCGCTGCCGCGACTCCCGGGACGGTGACAGTTTTCAGCGGCCCGAGCCACAACGTCGGCATGTCGACAACACTGCCCACCCGTGGCCTGCACGCCGAATCGACTGTCGCGGCCATGCCGCTCGACCAGATTCTGACCACCGACGAGATCGCGGCAACTCGGATCATCAAGATCGATGTCGAAGGCGCTGAGCCCGATGTGTTAGCCGGGATGAGCACCCTGATCGAATCGCTTCGCCCCGACGCCGAGATCGCGATCGAACTTTCGCCTCAATGGTGGCCCAACCCCCACGTGGAACCCATTGACGTGCTGCGCCCGTTCCTCTCGGCCGGCTTCAACGTCTACAAGATGACTAACGACTATTCGCCGTGGCGATACCTGTGGCCGAACGACGTCAAGAACCCCACCCGCGTGCACGAGGACTACCTCACCAAGCGAGTCGCACGACTCGACCTCGTACTATCCCGCCACAACGGCGACTCCCTGGACATCTAA
- a CDS encoding sensor histidine kinase → MSIGRFACSRSVVIDALLIAMAALEATEAIGFSRSRPLAVAAAVIALCALPFRRRAPYWVFFATVPLLAVTLASIASLIALYTVAERRPARYPLAACTLIVFVDAARILWQKGNPLSVSLLDLVYATLFAGAPVLMGLLMRARTELAAKLIEVQHMRGSQQQLLLDKELARTRTELAREMHDVVSHQVSLIAVQAGALQVTACDDAVVEIARTIRTLSARTLDELRQMVALLRSSGSRLPDLTPQPGIEDISALVAESGIDTTVHTSCTTAEEVSATVQRAVYRTIQEGLTNIHRHAPGARAWLSLQISQSGVRLSLVNSPPRHSPDPMPSDQNGLRGLRERAELLGGSIATRQMASGGYELVLVLPLHNYSPRAPQDVSHSVSPPIPVTEMP, encoded by the coding sequence GTGAGTATTGGCCGATTCGCGTGCTCTCGCAGCGTCGTTATCGACGCGCTGCTCATCGCGATGGCGGCGCTCGAGGCTACTGAGGCGATCGGGTTCAGCAGAAGCCGACCCCTGGCAGTCGCGGCGGCCGTAATTGCTCTGTGTGCATTGCCGTTTCGCCGGCGCGCGCCCTACTGGGTGTTCTTTGCGACCGTACCGTTGCTCGCGGTGACTTTGGCCTCCATCGCCTCGTTGATTGCCCTCTATACCGTTGCCGAACGTCGGCCTGCCCGCTACCCACTGGCTGCTTGCACCCTGATCGTGTTCGTCGACGCGGCGAGGATTCTTTGGCAGAAGGGCAACCCGCTTTCGGTTTCGCTCCTCGATCTGGTCTATGCAACGTTGTTTGCTGGTGCACCCGTGTTGATGGGCCTTCTCATGCGTGCTCGTACCGAATTGGCCGCGAAGCTTATTGAAGTTCAGCACATGCGCGGATCCCAACAGCAATTGCTTCTGGACAAAGAGTTGGCGCGTACGCGGACCGAGCTGGCGCGCGAGATGCATGACGTTGTGTCTCATCAGGTGAGCCTTATCGCGGTGCAGGCCGGTGCTTTACAGGTAACCGCTTGCGACGACGCGGTGGTTGAGATCGCTCGCACGATTCGGACACTGAGTGCCCGGACGCTGGACGAGCTTCGTCAAATGGTTGCGCTCTTGCGATCCTCGGGCAGCCGATTGCCGGATCTGACCCCGCAGCCGGGGATCGAGGACATCTCGGCATTGGTCGCAGAGTCCGGAATCGACACGACAGTGCACACGTCCTGCACGACCGCTGAGGAGGTGTCGGCGACGGTGCAGCGCGCTGTCTACCGCACTATCCAGGAGGGCCTGACCAACATCCACCGACACGCACCGGGAGCGCGGGCATGGTTGAGCTTGCAGATAAGCCAGAGCGGGGTGCGTCTTTCGCTGGTCAATTCACCGCCGCGGCATTCACCAGACCCAATGCCCAGCGACCAGAACGGTTTACGAGGCCTTCGCGAGCGTGCTGAACTGCTGGGCGGATCCATCGCCACGCGCCAGATGGCCAGCGGGGGTTACGAACTCGTTCTGGTGTTGCCGCTGCACAACTATTCTCCTCGCGCGCCCCAGGATGTTTCTCACTCTGTGAGCCCGCCAATACCTGTCACCGAGATGCCGTAG
- a CDS encoding response regulator → MDDEALIRSGFELILSNAEGIDVVATTDGIHAVEVITEHEPDVVLLDIRMPGKDGLAVLAAVQQLPSPPAVAMLTTFDADEHVAASFRSGAAGFLLKDTDPSSLPDMVRTLAAGGLVLSGAISPKVISGYLDDHVDSASVAAVKTLTQRETAVLRLLAKGLSNGEIATTVYSSVSTVKDQVSSILSKLAVKSRVEAAIIAQRAGVLEDPGS, encoded by the coding sequence GTGGACGACGAGGCGCTGATTCGCTCAGGTTTCGAGCTGATCCTTTCCAACGCGGAGGGCATCGACGTGGTGGCAACCACTGACGGCATCCACGCTGTCGAAGTGATCACTGAGCATGAGCCTGACGTAGTCCTCCTGGACATCCGGATGCCGGGCAAGGACGGGTTAGCCGTCCTTGCTGCGGTACAACAGCTCCCGTCGCCGCCAGCCGTTGCGATGCTGACGACCTTCGATGCCGACGAGCACGTCGCCGCCTCTTTCCGATCCGGGGCGGCCGGGTTCCTGCTCAAGGACACCGATCCAAGTTCGCTACCAGACATGGTGCGTACGCTGGCCGCGGGAGGTTTGGTGTTGTCGGGCGCCATCAGCCCGAAGGTGATTTCTGGTTACCTCGACGATCACGTCGACTCAGCGTCGGTGGCTGCGGTCAAGACGTTGACTCAGCGAGAGACGGCTGTCTTGCGGTTGTTGGCGAAGGGGCTATCCAACGGTGAAATCGCGACCACCGTGTACTCGAGCGTAAGCACAGTCAAAGACCAGGTTAGTTCTATTCTTTCAAAGCTCGCGGTCAAATCGCGCGTCGAAGCGGCAATCATCGCTCAGCGCGCGGGCGTTCTCGAGGATCCGGGGTCGTGA